One window of Magallana gigas chromosome 2, xbMagGiga1.1, whole genome shotgun sequence genomic DNA carries:
- the LOC105344612 gene encoding heat shock 70 kDa protein 12B, with amino-acid sequence MEIRSRSRQIVIAAIDLGTTYLGYAFSMKHDWGHVFSNAWSCGNFESYKVRTCLLLKKDFTESSFGYAAEDKYVDLKQEECQHDYFFFQQFRTIDDDAEVMCKDITGNLLKAELVIQHCIVCLKKHLVQKVEGMFKGAINSGDIEYVLTVPAIWEDNAILFMRSAAVNAGIPNEYLTIALESEAASTYCQYLKFAKGDTSSPTLDVFKSGTKYMVVDLGGDTADITVHQKCDDNTIEEVLPATVGPWGGNSVDDQFMKFLIESLGKWVYEDFKRKHMKDYVDMKRCFEAKKRSFKAEPGGVIRMPMPQTIRKKFDKVKTFQEAIDKNEMLKCVKFSTGKLIMDNCLFGSFFKKSIDGIVKHIDEILQAPEAKGVKIIFMVGGFSECLPVQDSIKQHFGQVSVIVPENAALAVLKGSVYLGHIPDAIPRRLQARYTYGFQTWPEFNEKIHPKEKRIQSGNFSRCRDVFFKIVSKGKKSSRG; translated from the exons ATGGAAATAAGAAGTAGAAGTAGACAGATTGTAATCGCTGCAATTGACTTGGGCACCACGTATTTAGGGTATGCTTTCTCAATGAAACATGACTGGGGTCATGTATTCTCAAATGCTTGGAGCTGTGGCAATTTTGAATCTTACAAGGTCCGAACATGTCTACTTTTGAAGAAGGATTTTACTGAATCTTCGTTTGGATACGCTGCTGAGGACAAATATGTAGATTTGAAACAAGAGGAGTGTCAACATGATTACTTTTTCTTTCAACAATTCAGAACGATAGAT GACGATGCAGAAGTGATGTGTAAGGATATCACAGGAAACCTTTTGAAAGCAGAATTGGTCATTCAACACTGCAtcgtttgtttaaaaaaacacttAGTACAGAAAGTTGAGGGGATGTTTAAAGGTGCTATAAATAGTGGAGACATTGAGTACGTCTTAACAGTTCCCGCCATATGGGAAGATAATGCCATACTCTTTATGAGATCAGCTGCAGTAAAT GCGGGAATTCCAAATGAATATTTGACAATAGCCCTAGAGTCTGAAGCTGCGTCAACATACTGCCAGTACTTGAAGTTTGCCAAAGGAGATACATCATCTCCAACATTAGATGTTTTTAAATCAGGCACAAAGTATATGGTGGTAGATCTTGGGG GTGACACAGCAGATATAACAGTTCATCAAAAGTGTGATGATAATACTATAGAGGAAGTTCTTCCAGCGACTGTTGGTCCCTGGGGAGGAAATTCTGTTGACGACCAGtttatgaaatttttgataGAATCGTTGGGAAAATGGGTGTATGAGGATTTCAAAAGGAAACACATGAAAGATTATGTGGACATGAAGAGATGCTTTGAAGCAAAGAAAAGATCCTTTAAAGCAGAGCCAGGCGGGGTTATTCGAATGCCAATGCCACAAACTATACGTAAAAAGTTCGACAAAGTTAAAACCTTTCAAGAggctattgacaaaaatgaaatgctaaaatGTGTGAAATTCTCTACTGGAAAACTTATAATGGATAATTGTTTATTTGGTAGCTTCTTTAAGAAAAGTATTGATGGAATAGTGAAACATATTGATGAAATATTGCAGGCACCGGAGGCAAAAGGtgtcaaaatcatttttatggTTGGTGGTTTCTCTGAATGCTTACCTGTCCAGGATTCAATCAAACAACATTTTGGACAAGTTTCTGTTATTGTACCTGAAAATGCTGCACTCGCTGTCTTGAAAGGGTCTGTCTATTTAGGCCATATCCCTGATGCTATCCCGCGTAGACTACAAGCAAGATATACATATGGGTTTCAAACATGGCCCGAGTTTAACGAAAAGATTCATCCGAAAGAGAAAAGAATCCAAAGCGGAAATTTTTCAAGATGCCGAGATGTTTTTTTCAAGATTGTTagcaaaggaaaaaaatcaagcCGGGGTTGA